The DNA segment CTCGAACTGCTCGGTCATGGCGAGGTGCTGGGTATCGATGTGGATATCCGCCCTCATAACCGTGAGGCTATCGAAAGCCACCCGATGTTCAAGCGTATCGCCATGATCGAAGGCTCCAGCATTGATGCCGGCATTGCTGAACAGGTTCGTGCCCAGGCGATCGGCAAGAAGGTGATTCTGGTGCTGGATTCAAACCACACCCACGAGCATGTGCTTGAAGAGCTGCGCCTGTATGCGCCACTGGTCAGCGTGGGTAGCTACTGTGTAGTTATGGACACCGTGGTCGAGGATATGCCGGCTGAGGCATTCCCTGATCGTCCATGGGGGCCGGGTGACAATCCAAAAACGGCGGTCTGGGAGTATCTGAAGGAAAATACCGATTTCCAGATCGATCAGCGGTTGAACAATAAACTGCTGATTTCGGTTGCGCCGGATGGTTATCTGCTGCGCGTCAAGTAACCGATGCCGAATCTTTCACCAGGCCGCGCGCCGGGTTCAGGGAAAACACAAATGCAGTCGCATGTTTTGGATAATCCAGGCTCCCTGAAGGAGCTGTTCACTCTGGTTTTGATCACCCACAATCGCAATGCGTTTCTCAGGCGCACCCTTGAGTACTATCGCGGCTTTACTGGACGACTACTGGTTTTGGACTCGTCCGATCAGGGTGATTCGGCGCTGAGCGAACAGTATCCCTTTATCGATTATCACCATCTGCCCCAGCTGTCTTACGGGAGTCTTCAGGAAAAGCTGGCCTATGGCTCGTCTGTGGTGACAACGCCATTCATGGCCTTTGCACCTGATGATGATTTCATGCTTCATGATGCGTTGGCCCAGTGTGTGGCATTTCTGCAGGCCAACCCCGACTATGGCATGTGCCATGGCTACGGGATGATGTATCTGGCGCGCGGCGCCGAGGTTCTGTATTTCCGGCGGGAAATGAAAGTTCAGGAAGATTATGGCTCCGATTGCGCTGCGCAGCGGGTTATGGACTTCATGGCGCAGTTCCTGCCGCCATTCTATGCCGTAACCCGTACCGAGTTACTGCGTAGTTGGCACCGGTCGATGCCGGCGGGAGTCAGTTTCGAATGGCAGGAAGTGGGCCACTCTTTTTATCTGTTGGCCAGTGCCAAGGCGCGGATTCTGGATATTCCCTACATTGTCAGGGAAATCAACTACGGTGGTTCCGACCACAGTACCAACGTCCTGACCGTCCTGGCGCCGCTCGATGCCCAATCGGTGGCGGGGCGCGAGGAGTTCGCCGCGTTCCTGACATCCTTGCCGACCGGGATCAGTGAGCTTGAGCCAGGCGCTGCCAGGCAGCTTGCGCTGGACAGCTTTGCAGCCATGGCCGACTGTCTCCTGCATGGCCGCTCGCTAAGGATGAGCCGCATTTTCCGCTCGCAATGGCAGCAACCTGGCGCCGAACCTGTGCGTCACTTCGACCTGATCCAGTTTGTCGAAATGCCGTTCTACAACAAGGCTTTTTTCGACAGATTGACCGAGATCGAGTTTCTTATTCATTCGATGCCGGCAAACCGCCAGCAGATGCTTGAGCTTGAGGGGGTGCTGGTCCAGCAGCAGGAACTGATGCAGCAGTACCCCAACGACACTCAGGAAACGTTGCGTGCCCGTCTGTGGCGGGCTTTGAGTCTCGGCGTCTTCAATCTTGATGTGGTCGACAGGCTGATTCCTGCACTGCAGGCTGGCAGTACTCCTGAAGAACTTGACGAGGCTGAAAACCTCAAGGCCTGGGCGCAGCGAGTCAGGTCGGTGGCTGTTGTGGACCGCAAGGCGATGTTCGACAACATGCACAGTGGGCGCTTGATCAAGTGGCTTGATGATCGTCGGCCCACTGTGCGGCAGGTCGGTGAAGCTGACAGGCTGTTGCAGCAAAGCGGTCCACAGATCGAGATTCTGCTGCTTGATCTGGATAACGACGCTGATGCTCTGCAGGCAACCTTTGACAGCTTGCTGGCGTCTAATCTGAAGACCTTCAAGGTCGTGGTCCTGATGACCGGAGACCTGCCGGCTAACACCCGTCGCAAGGACACGGTGCATTTCGTCAAGGTCAAATCCGGACGTCACGTTGAGCAGCTCAATGAATTGGCAGCCGGGTCTTCGGCAGACTGGCTGCTGTTGGCCAAGGCCGGTGAGGTGTTCACTGCAACAGGGCTGTTGCGGGCCGCACTGGAATTGCGTGCGGCGCCAGAGTGCCGTGCGGTTGCGATGGATGAGGTTCATCGCCAGGAAGATGGCTCGTTGCGCGATGTGTTGCGCCCAGGCTTCAATCTCGATCTGCTCTTGAGTGTGCCGGACCTTATGGCCGGGCATTGGCTGATTCGTCGTGATGTGTTTCTCGAGGCTGGTGGTTACTCCGCCAGGTTTGCTGAGGCGCTGGAGTTCGATCTGGTTTTGCGTCTGATTGAGGGCGGTGGCATGAGTGGGCTGGCCCATCTTGCCGAACCGCTGTTGATCTGTAAGGCCCCGGAGCGGGTCGAGAACGAGCAGCAAAGCCAGACTCTGGTTCGTCACCTTGAAGTGCGTGGCTACCAAGCCCAGGTCAGTTCAACCAGGCCCGGCAACTGGCAAATCGATTATCGCCATGCCCGACGTCCGCTGGTGTCGATCATCCTGCGCAGTGAAGATAATTTCGAAGTCTTGCAGCTTTGCCTGATTAGCGTATTACAGCGTACTCGTTATCAACAGCATGAGATTCTGATTGCCGACAACCACAGTCGCGACCCGCGCCTGCATCAGTGGCTCGATGAGCTTCAGGCCAAGGGTGAGCGAATCAGGACGCTACGGCTGGAACAAGGCGTCAATACCGCCGCGCTTTACAATCTGGCCAGCCAGCAGGCTCGGGGTGAGTACTTGCTGTTCCTGGCGCCCGACGCTCAGGTGGTGACCGCCAACTGGGTCGACAGCCTACTCAATCAGGCACAGCGCCCTGAGGTCGCGATCGTAGGGGCGAAACTGGTCGACAGCAAGGGTGTATCCACTCAGGCAGGTCTTCTGCTTGGCCAAGACAATGGGGTGGCGGCAGCGTTTGTCGGCGAAGGCAAGGATTCACCAGGCTATATGGATCGTGCGCTTGTCGAACAGAACTGTAGCGCGGTGTCCTGGGCTTGCATGATGGTCCGCAAAGAGCTGTTTGATGCTGCCGGTGGTTTCGATGAGGTGGCGTTCGGTCAGGGCTTTGCCGATGTCGATCTGTGTCTGAAACTGGGAGAGGCGGGTTATCTGACCGTCCTGACCCCTCAGGCTCAGGTGCTGCACAGTGGTGAGGTGGTGCCGGTCGCAACAGCGCTCGACGCATTGCGCAGTAAGTGGTCCGGGCCTCTGCAGCAGGATCCGCTCGGCAATGAGAACCATCTTCATTCCCAGCGGGAGTCCTGGCTCAAGGATGGGGCGGTTGACTGGGATCAGTTGCTCGGTTGACACACGGATGCTTTACCAAGGCCGCGAACACGAGTAGTGTTCGTGGCCTTTTTATTTGTCGCGCATGGCAGATGGCTTTGTTGCAAATCGTGACATTGGGCGTGACCTAGACTCGGCAGCGGGCATCTTCACTGTATCGAGCGTGCATGCAAGGCGGTACTCGTATTGTTCGCTGCTGTGTTTGCTTGCTGCTATCGACCACGAGTCCTTTATTTTCAAGTCACGCCCGTCGCTACGGCGCAGGCGTGGTTAACTGCTTACTATCGGGAAGCCGCGATGATTGGCATAAAAAGCATAGCGAGTTACGTGCCCGTCGAGGGTGTGGACAACTACGCGCAAGGCGCCAGGTTCGGCAAGGATGAAGAATTCATTCTGGGCAAGATCGGCTCCACCTTTTTGCCGCGCAAGGATGCCGCGCAGGAAACCTCGGACCTGTGTGTCGAGGCGGTCAACGCCCTGTTGGCCAACAATCCCCAACTGACCCGTGAAAGCATCGATGTGCTGATTGTAGTCACCCAGAACGGTGACGAAGAGGGTTTGCCGCACACCGCGGCGATCGTCCAGGACAAACTGGGTTTATCGACCCGCGTTGCCGCTTTTGACATTTCTCTGGGCTGTTCGGGATATGTGTACGGCATTTATGCGATCAAAGGCTTCATGGAGGCGGCTGGCCTGAAAAATGGCTTACTGGTCACTGCCGATCCTTATTCCAAGATCGTCGACCCTGATGATCGAAACACAACAATGCTGTTTGGCGATGCAGCCACCGCTACCTGGATGGGCGAAGATGCGCCCTGGCAATTGGGTAAGGCCCGTTTCGGCACCGATGGCTCCGGCGCGCCGCACCTTAAGGTCAGTAACGGCGTGTTTTATATGAATGGCCGTCAGGTATTCAACTTCGCGCTGCTCAAGGTGCCCGCGCACTTGCATGAGCTGCTAGATGAGTCGGGCCTCAAGCCTGAGGATATCGATGCCTTTTGCATTCACCAAGGCAGCGCGGCGATTGTCGATGCCGTGGCGCGACGTTTCGAGGAGCAGCCTGAAAAGTTCGTCAAGGACATGGTCGAGACCGGCAACACTGTTTCATCCAGTATTCCGCTGCTGATTGAAAAGCACGTGCTGGGGTCAACCTGGCAGCGTGTTGCCCTGAGCGGTTTCGGTGTGGGGTTGTCCTGGGGGTCGGCGATCATCTATCGCGCCTGATACGTAATCTTGCCCTCTTTGCGCCCGACACTCGTTGATCGGGCGTTGTGCATTTGAATTCAGTGTTTTGCATCGATTGCCAACTGCATCGCGTTTTGTCCTGAGCCAGGGGCAATTCAATGGCTATCCTTACTGGTTGAGTGCTGCGATAACTTGTTGTTTTGACTGGCTTGTAGAGTGGTTTGTAAAAAAAATCAAAAAAGCCCTCAAGCAACCTGCCATGCCGACGATAACTATTACGAAGGTTCTCTAGGCACACCCGGCGCTCGCAGGGGCCGGAAGCCACGCAGCAATCAACCCACGAGGAATTCATCATGGCTTTAACAGTAAACACCAACGTTGCCTCCTTGAACGTGCAGAAGAACCTGGGCAAGGCTTCCGACGCGCTGTCGACCTCGATGACTCGTCTGTCTTCCGGTCTGAAAATCAACAGCGCCAAAGACGACGCCGCCGGTCTGCAAATTGCTACCCGTATGACTTCGCAGATTCGTGGTCAGACCATGGCGATCAAAAACGCCAACGACGGTATCTCCATCGCCCAGACCGCTGAAGGCGCGATGCAAGAGCAGACCAACATCCTGCAACGTATGCGTGAACTGGCCATCCAGGCGCGTAACGACAACAACGGCACTACCGATCGTGAAGCTCTGAACAAAGAGTTCGCGGCCATGTCCGACGAGCTGACTCGTATCGCTGAAAGTACCAACCTCAACGGCAAGAACCTGTTGGACGGTAGCGCTGCGACCATGACCTTCCAGGTCGGTTCCAACTCGGGCGCCAGCAACCAGATCACTCTGACCCTGAGCAGCTCGTTCGCTGCTTCGACTCTGGGTGTCAACTCGGCTGCCGTTGCGATCACCGGTTCTGACAGCACCACCGCTGAGGCGAGCTTCAACGCTGCTATCTCGGCTATCGACAGCGCTCTGAACACCATCAACGCCGCTCGTGCTGACCTCGGTGCTGCGCAAAACCGCTTGACCAGCACCATTTCCAACCTGCAGAACATCAACGAAAACGCTACTGCTGCTCTGGGGCGCGTACAAGATACTGACTTCGCTTCTGAAACTGCCCAGCTGACCAAGCAGCAGACTCTGCAGCAAGCATCGACTTCGGTTCTGGCCCAGGCCAACCAGTTGCCTTCCGCTGTACTGAAACTGCTCCAGTAATTCTGGGGTGAGCATAAGCGAGGGGTGCGGTCACGTACTTCCTCGCTTTTTTACTTTCTGAGGTAATAGACAATGGATATGGGCGTCAGGTTGAATTTGTCTTATCCGGCCGCTAAACCGGCGAGCGAGACTGTCGTGTTGGATAAGGTGGCTGTGAAACCTCCGGTTGTCGAGGCTGAGGCTTCGTCACAAGAGAGTAAAGGCTCGCAGCACGATGATGAAAAGGTCAAGGCCGCTGCTGCGCAGATCCAGCAGTTTCTTCAGTCGATCCAGAGAAATCTGGAGTTCTCGGTTGATGAGGATTCTGGCAGGGTAGTGGTCAAAGTAATTGCCAGTGACACCGGTTTGGTGGTTCGACAAATCCCCAATGAGGAAGTGTTGAAACTGGCTGAAAGCCTGAACGATGCCAATAGCACTTTGTTCAAGGCTGAGGCCTGATACGGCAACAGTACGGGTGGGTTTCTGGGCTTGCGCTGGGTCAGAGACCTTGTAACCTTCTGAAAGGAGATTGATATGGCATCCCCTATAACCTCAACGGGTATCGGTTCCGGGCTGAAGATCACCGAAATGGTGACCGCGTTGGCTGATGCTGAAAAGGCGGCCAAACAGAAGCAGATCACCACCCAAAGCACCAAAAACACGGCTTCGTTGACTGCGGTCGGTCAGTTGCAAGGCGCTCTGGCAGCCTTCACCTCGACGTTGAAAACGCTCGGCAGCACGACTGCGCCGGCATTCAATGGCTTCGCTGCAACCTCCTCCGATGAGAAGGGTGTCAAGGCTACAGCCGGAAGCAGTGCTGTTGCCGGGACTTACTCCATTGTGGTCCAGGAGCTTGCAACTGCGTCCAAGGTGACCACTGCTGCGCTGACTCCGGCGCAGGCGAGTGCTATTCCGAGTGGTGAACTGACCATCAGTCAAAATGGCATTGATACCAAGGTCAATATCACATCAACGACCTCGTTAGAGGAGGTGCGTAACCAGATCAATACCACGATGCAGGGCAAAGGCATCAGCGCCAACATTGTGAATGACGCGAGCGGTTCGCGGCTAGTATTCACCTCGACAACTACCGGCGCAGGTACCGATATTAGTGTCAAGGGTGACAGTGC comes from the Pseudomonas sp. StFLB209 genome and includes:
- a CDS encoding cephalosporin hydroxylase family protein gives rise to the protein MTSIQAQEFAAQNEADIQAQGENQKLRALATDFFNESAQHKYSYHFSWMGRPIIQLPQDMVAMQEIIWDVRPDLIIECGIAHGGSLIYYASMLELLGHGEVLGIDVDIRPHNREAIESHPMFKRIAMIEGSSIDAGIAEQVRAQAIGKKVILVLDSNHTHEHVLEELRLYAPLVSVGSYCVVMDTVVEDMPAEAFPDRPWGPGDNPKTAVWEYLKENTDFQIDQRLNNKLLISVAPDGYLLRVK
- a CDS encoding TIGR00180 family glycosyltransferase, with protein sequence MQSHVLDNPGSLKELFTLVLITHNRNAFLRRTLEYYRGFTGRLLVLDSSDQGDSALSEQYPFIDYHHLPQLSYGSLQEKLAYGSSVVTTPFMAFAPDDDFMLHDALAQCVAFLQANPDYGMCHGYGMMYLARGAEVLYFRREMKVQEDYGSDCAAQRVMDFMAQFLPPFYAVTRTELLRSWHRSMPAGVSFEWQEVGHSFYLLASAKARILDIPYIVREINYGGSDHSTNVLTVLAPLDAQSVAGREEFAAFLTSLPTGISELEPGAARQLALDSFAAMADCLLHGRSLRMSRIFRSQWQQPGAEPVRHFDLIQFVEMPFYNKAFFDRLTEIEFLIHSMPANRQQMLELEGVLVQQQELMQQYPNDTQETLRARLWRALSLGVFNLDVVDRLIPALQAGSTPEELDEAENLKAWAQRVRSVAVVDRKAMFDNMHSGRLIKWLDDRRPTVRQVGEADRLLQQSGPQIEILLLDLDNDADALQATFDSLLASNLKTFKVVVLMTGDLPANTRRKDTVHFVKVKSGRHVEQLNELAAGSSADWLLLAKAGEVFTATGLLRAALELRAAPECRAVAMDEVHRQEDGSLRDVLRPGFNLDLLLSVPDLMAGHWLIRRDVFLEAGGYSARFAEALEFDLVLRLIEGGGMSGLAHLAEPLLICKAPERVENEQQSQTLVRHLEVRGYQAQVSSTRPGNWQIDYRHARRPLVSIILRSEDNFEVLQLCLISVLQRTRYQQHEILIADNHSRDPRLHQWLDELQAKGERIRTLRLEQGVNTAALYNLASQQARGEYLLFLAPDAQVVTANWVDSLLNQAQRPEVAIVGAKLVDSKGVSTQAGLLLGQDNGVAAAFVGEGKDSPGYMDRALVEQNCSAVSWACMMVRKELFDAAGGFDEVAFGQGFADVDLCLKLGEAGYLTVLTPQAQVLHSGEVVPVATALDALRSKWSGPLQQDPLGNENHLHSQRESWLKDGAVDWDQLLG
- a CDS encoding ketoacyl-ACP synthase III, encoding MIGIKSIASYVPVEGVDNYAQGARFGKDEEFILGKIGSTFLPRKDAAQETSDLCVEAVNALLANNPQLTRESIDVLIVVTQNGDEEGLPHTAAIVQDKLGLSTRVAAFDISLGCSGYVYGIYAIKGFMEAAGLKNGLLVTADPYSKIVDPDDRNTTMLFGDAATATWMGEDAPWQLGKARFGTDGSGAPHLKVSNGVFYMNGRQVFNFALLKVPAHLHELLDESGLKPEDIDAFCIHQGSAAIVDAVARRFEEQPEKFVKDMVETGNTVSSSIPLLIEKHVLGSTWQRVALSGFGVGLSWGSAIIYRA
- a CDS encoding flagellin domain-containing protein; the protein is MALTVNTNVASLNVQKNLGKASDALSTSMTRLSSGLKINSAKDDAAGLQIATRMTSQIRGQTMAIKNANDGISIAQTAEGAMQEQTNILQRMRELAIQARNDNNGTTDREALNKEFAAMSDELTRIAESTNLNGKNLLDGSAATMTFQVGSNSGASNQITLTLSSSFAASTLGVNSAAVAITGSDSTTAEASFNAAISAIDSALNTINAARADLGAAQNRLTSTISNLQNINENATAALGRVQDTDFASETAQLTKQQTLQQASTSVLAQANQLPSAVLKLLQ
- a CDS encoding flagellar protein FlaG — translated: MDMGVRLNLSYPAAKPASETVVLDKVAVKPPVVEAEASSQESKGSQHDDEKVKAAAAQIQQFLQSIQRNLEFSVDEDSGRVVVKVIASDTGLVVRQIPNEEVLKLAESLNDANSTLFKAEA